The DNA segment GCTTCAAGTCCTCAAATTCACATGGGTACTTCAATGGAAGGTGTTCAAGATGATGTTGCTTCTGATAAATTGCAGCAGAGGCAGAGCCTCAATGCAGGGGTTAATGCATCTCAATCTGTTCAAGAAGTGACTGATCCTATAATACCTGAGAAAGCATCAGAAGCGGAATTGAATCCATCTTTTGCTGCTTCAAGTTCACAAGTTGACATGGGTACTTCAGGGGAAGGTGCGGCAGATGATGTTGATTCTAATAAATTGCAGCAGAGACAAATTCCTGATACAGGGGTCCATGCATCACAATCTCATCAAGAAGCAATCATGCCCTCCATCATACCTGAGAAGGCATCAGAAGATGGATACAACTGGCGAAAGTATGGGCAAAAGCATGTTAAAGGAAATGAGTTTATTCGTAGCTATTACAGATGTACACATCCTAACTGCCAAGTGAAAAAGCAACTGGAACGCTCCCATGATGGGCAAATAactgatattatttattttggtaagCATGATCACCCTAAACTTCAAGTTGATCTTCCGTTGGCTGTTGGCCTTGTTGTCCCTGTCCAAGAAGAAAGACCAAAGGAGCCATCATCAACTGTCGTGGAAGGTAAGAAACTTACATCAATAATCTCTAGTTTTGCCCATGACCTATAAACTGCTTGATTTATTTggtaattttctcatttttttgaagaaaaatcttTGGATGGGGATGGCCAGACATCTTGTCAAATTGAGCCAGTGGATGCCCCCCAACCTGCTATTGCAGTCAGTGATGATTGTGTGGATCGTGCTCTTGCAGTATGGAGCAGGACAAGAGATGAGActgataatgatgatgatcCTGACTCAAAAAGACAGTATGTTGCATCAGAACTTGTATAATTTTCTGCATACTTGTACATCCATGAGATAACCTTTGTCTGATAGTGAAAATATATGTTATACAGGAAGAAAGACATTAATAATGTCGATGCCACTCCGACCGATAAGCCAAGTGGTGAACCGCGCATTGTTGTTCAGACTGTGAGTGAGGTAGATATTGTGAATGATGGGTACCGCTGGCGGAAATATGGTCAGAAATTAGTGAAAGGCAATACAAATCCAAGGTATGTGACAAATTTTCATTCACAGTTACAAACACTTTCCTTGAATTTTGGCTTATTCCTGAATTGCATGTTTGCTCAAAGGTAATACGTTTATGGAAATGCGAGAATCATTCTGTCTAGCTTGTGGCTGCATTCATTCTGCTTTTATAAGCAATGTAAAGGTTACTGCCCAGTTCTTGCCAAACTTTTCTCAACAAGAAAAGAGGATAAGGAAACCTTTCTGCTTTTATAAGCTATGTGGATCAAAATCCTCAAAGAGTGTCTTGTTGGTGTGGCCTTGGTTTACTCATTTCTCTTAGGGCAATATTGGAGTCAACTTTGTGTATGACACTATAAGCTGCTGGTGGGTCTCAGAGATCGTTGCTAATGAAACGGTTGCCATGATTGAATGGAACCTCGTTGAGAATACCATTAGCGTATTGTATGTTCAAGAACAAATTTGACTAGAAGTACTCCCTaaagcccttttttttttttttttttgtgacaaCTACCCCGATTCCCTTtgtataattttcaatttccactAGGATCCATATACCTCTTAGAAGGAGGAGAGATCCAAAATATCAGCAGTTCTTGGTCTTGGACTGAGATACTACGACCATGTTTAGATTGGCCTTTTGGaagccaaaatatatatatatatatatatatatatattttttaagccTATTATGAGCTTATGTTTTTGGTTAGTTTTCTTAAAGGAGCGCCTAGCTTAAAACAAGTATAACTAGTAAGGACCATGTTGCTTagtggaaattttttttggcTTAGGCAGaagttatttgatatttaatgaaacttTCATGGTGCCAAGATTTTCCCTTTGAAATCCTGGTTTTGGTTTCAACTTCTAACTAAATCTAAAAGAGAGAAATTATCTCAAAAGAGGCCTATATAGATTAACTTGCAGAGTGTGAACTTGGTTGCCATCGACTTGGTATGGGAGATAGTGGTCGGCATGAGCAGCAGCATTGGATTCTATAGTGGGGTGGCAGTAACCATTTAGCCATGTTGGTGTTTGCCACCTGAACTCTCACGGGCCTTTTTCAAGGACCCTGGGCATGTCAAGTTTGGCAATACATCAAAGCGAGGTTctaccaaaaacaaaaacaataaaaaaagttgACTCCTTAGAGACGGAACTAGTGGCCTTCCTGCTGATGATGGAAGCTTTTTTGACAGTTTACACAGACTGAGCAATCAGTCCTGTAATTACTGTTTTATGGTTGTCTCAAACTTTCGCTTCATCAAAGACATCCTTAACCTTTGTAGGCTGATAATAGCCTCGTTGAAGATGGTGATATGAGGTCTCCAACATGTATGCTTATACACATGGGTTAGTTTTGCATTGTCTCTTGTTTCATGATACTCTGTGCCAAAATACTCCTAGAGGCCTTCTATCATAGAGATAGCTGCAAAATGCCAAAAATAGTGTTAGAGCCCTCTTTGTGTAAGGCTACCTAGGTGTCCCTTCAAGTGATTCATGATGGCCGCCCTCTAGTAAGAGGGCTCAGCTTTAGATCCATGGAGGTAGGCGTCAGTGGCTGCTTCTTCACTTGTATATTGAGATACTCACCCTGCACCATTGACCTTAGAGGCATTGGTGTGCCAATTGCTCATGCATATCAAGGGCTCAAACTACACCATTTCAAAATATGTTAGGACTTCCTTCATAATTGTGCGTTGTGGAGCTACGAAGATCTATCTTACCACAAACTTCCTCATTATTTATCGTCTTACTAGCCTAGAGTCATTAAGGATACATAAACACAACATGCCAAGTTGGAGAGCTATGAGAAGACAAATGATAGGAGCCTCTTACTTGGTCTCATTGTTAGAGCATTGGAAAACCAACTTAAAAGTCATGGAGATAGTAGAGCCATCCAAGGTAGTGAACACGACCTCAGGTGTCAAACCGTCACACTATATTTGAGGAGTTGAGTCCTTGAATCTAGGCCACCTTTCAGGGTTGGTAAGGGGTTAACCTTTTCCAACCAATGAGAGAGCCCTTCCCTCCGTCAGGCGTGGAGAGAAAGGGTAACACCTCAGTGGCGAATATCATCCCATGTTGAGGTGATAGCCAAAACTTCATCTTGCGCCAAGTGAGCATCCATAATACATGGACATCTGAGAGACATTCTTCAAGCACATACCCAATGGTTAGGCACCTGTGCAAAGTATTGTTTTCATCCTAGCATAGTGGTAGACATGATATACTGGTGTAGAGCCTGCTATACTGATGTAAGTCATGTGGAGGCACGAAAattgaagattatttgataTCTATAATGCTGGGCCACTAGCCATGTTGTGTCATATAGGAATACATGGTACCAGTGGATAGGTCAGTTTTTGCTGGAAATTGGACATCAACAACGAAATGTGCCAATATTTCTTCAATATGTAGTTGAGTTTATCAAAGGGTTGTGTTGTATGCCACCTACTACCTGCACTGaattatcaaatattcaaagCTCCATCTGATCAATACTTTCTATAATTACAGCTTGTAAACTTAATCAAATCAAGTTGATTTCATATTTGAATAGGTCTGTTGCAATTTACCTCTTCAATGCCATGAGCAATATTACGAGGCCAGATGACTCAAGTTTAAATTATTCTCACTGACTTAAGAAAATAAGATGTGATTGTGTGGGCATGCTTTCTTCTTTCCCTCAATCTCAATGTCATGAGCTATATTACAGTGGTAAGATGACTCACGTTTAAACTATTCTCACTGACCTGAAGTTTGGAACataggaaaattttaaagataataaGACATAATTGTGTGGGcttcttttcctttgatttttggCTTATTTATCACACACACATGTATATATGTAGTTGCATGAACGAGAGGCAACTCTTTATGTTTTGCAGAGCATTTCTTTTGCGCACAGATTGCTATTGATGCATATAACTCCATATGTATTGTGTTTGAAATTTACCATCTGTATGCATTAGGATAGATCAGTATACAACTTGGAGCCCAACTATATGGTGATCTTACCTCTACTCTCATCTTCTGTAGGAGTTATTACAGGTGCTCAAATGCAGGATGTCCAGTAAAAAAGCATGTGGAGAGGGCATCTCATGATCCAAAAATGGTTATAACCACATATGAAGGACAACACGACCATGATATGCCTCCAGCAAGGACAGTTACCCATAATTCAGCAGGACCCAATACCACTACAACAGATGTGAATGACGAATCAAGAGCTAAATCAGAACAAAGCGACAATGTTGGCCTTGCAATAGTGCCCTATATATGTTTGGGGCCTgagaataataaatcaaacgaTCAACAAACTCCAAGTGCAGAACCTGTCCAGACCTAAACTCTTGTTTTCAGTAGCAATAAGTTACTTAGGATCTCGATTAGATTGTGTGTGCGCATTGGAGGGTATCTTCTCTTTTCCCTTCTCATTTTTTGGGGGTGGGATTACTTGTGATCGGTTATATAGACTGTAAGACTTACCACCAGGTGTGTAAAATTAGTCCAATAGGCATGAGATGTATCATGTAGATGTTCTCATAAGTATCCAATGTTCCTGATAGCTGTTCATGCTGTCTCTTATTGACTTCATTCCTGCATTTGCCTTCTTCCATGTCCAGACAGTGCTTTGCTCATAATCCTTGATAGGTACAACACTTGGTattgaaaaatactaaattagTTCATACCTGTTTGTCATATTCTATTATCAATGTCAACCTGAGAACCATTTGGATGGTAGCTATTCTGGGAAAATTCTTATCTGTTTGAGCAAATTTTCTATTGTAACCCTCAAATTTTAGTTGGTTTTTGTACCGTGTTTGTTAGAAGAAGGTTGTGTTTGATGCTTTCTGGTTAGATTTCAGACAGATTGACATTGTTCATACGCAAATCGGTAGAAATCATCCATGTCAACTAAAGAAATCCCCAAGACTGGAGAAGCTTGGAGCAGTTGAAAATGGTTtggaagaaggaaaaacagtTAATCTGGATTACGAAAGAGTACAGAATGGACAGCTGAAGGACCCCCATTTTTATAAACTACAAGCCGCTAACagagaagaaacaaaaagaatccCAGTTATACCTCTCCTTGCCTCCCCAGATTCTAAGACTAGTATACCGTTACCAGGGTTTCTACTTCCACGCACACGACGCAACCAAATCTCTGTCCATCCAGCCAAGATAGAGCGCTCCTTCCCTCTCCTCGAGCCTATACTTGTCACTGTAGTTTTCTAGAAGTCTTTTAATGGTGGCGTTCACCAGGGAGCTTAATGGGTATGGAGTAAACCCCGCCATTGCAAACCTCAACCTCCATTTTCCGAGAAGTTCATGGCGCTCCACCCTCTCAACCCCCTCGCATGCGATTATGTTAACAACATCCCTTGCCAGGCAGTGTTGCTCGACGCTTATCCGCTTCTTATGCTCCCTTGGAAGAGTCACGTCAATTGATTCGAACATGGCTGTATAATAATTCAATGTCTCAAGGAACCTGGGGAAGAATGCAGCGGTATTTGTGTTTGATTCTTGCTCAACGAGGGTGACCACCTTGGGAGATAAGCTCTTGACCAGCCTCAGTAGCCTGTCCCGGTGATTCTGGGTGCTGACACTCTCATCCGGCATGTGATGCAGCATGAAGGCAAAATTCACCGCCAACGCTTCACCTGGTCGAGCCCCGAGATTTTCCAGCTGGACTTCACAGCCGGACATGTCTGCTGCATGGAACTCGAATGGAACTTTGACTGACTCAGCAAGCCTGGATAGCCTTTGTCCCACAATGTTGAGTCCCCCGCCACGGGCATAAGCAGATGTTGAATCGTCGATACCTGTTATGCGGATGTGGGGTGGCCCCCCAGGCCGAGCTGAAAAGGCCTGGATTAGAGTAATCCATTGGCTCCCCTGACCAATCTGGAAGTCGATAATATGAACCCTGttttcatccttcatggcttctGCAATGGCACCATTCGCAGACATGTATCCGAACTTGAAGTAGGGGCAGACCTCATACAGAATGTGCATATACGAGAGAAGGTCAGCGCTGGCCGGTTCTTTGCATCTCAGAGCTTTGTAGATGGAACTCCCGGAGGAGGCCAGCCGTGCTACAAGCCCTTCCAACATGTAAGCTCCCAGCCTTTGGATCGGTTCACCAGAGACCGACACCATCTGCCGCAACTCATCCATCAGCCATTGGGCCATCAGCAGATCATTATCTGATACCGACTTTGCGCAGGCTACAAGAATCTGTTTCAAGTCCCCTCCAGAGATCATCTCCATTGTATCTCTCCAGCTATCCATCTCCAGTGAAGACTTGTTGGGGGTGAAGGTACTGTCATAGCTATTGATGATATCAGAATCAGGCCCCAGCATTACAGTCTCCAATTCTCTCAGCTTGTGCTTCAGGTCGCTTACATCATCAGTAATACAGGATGCACTCATAGGAGAGCCGTAGGTGTTGTCGGGGGAATGGTGAGGATCAGACGGATACGACTGAGAATCTTGCTGGGAGTTGGGACTTCCATTGGGGGAAAAACTAACAGTAGATGGGGAGTTGTAAATGGCATAACTGCCAGTGGCAGACGATGACTCCAGAGTACAGTAACGCTCACTGGAACCCTGAAAGGAGAAGTTGGTTCCTTGGCTGCCATCGTTGTAGCACAGCTGGTGGTCAAAACTCTGGAACTGAGGCAAGCAATGGGCCTCAGCCTCTTGCGGAGGTAGGTAATACAACCTGTTAGACATGCCTGAACTTCTATGCTGCTGAGATGCTTGCATAGCCTTCCGGTACTTGCAGCTTAAAGGGGGAATCTACTTCCCAGATTGTGATTTGTTTTCGATACTTTTCTTCATTGCAGCAGCAAAGGAAACGTTGGATTTTCCTTTGGTAAACAGCTGAACAATGGAACAAGTCCAAATGATTTCTCCTGCCAGAGAACTGGCAAAATCTGCATAGGAGATTAACAAACACATTAAGGGAATCATGTAATATGGAAAATTAGCAGCAGCATAATGTGGTTATGAATATGATAAAGATCTTCTGATTTCCTGGCCAAATCATAGTTTTCATCAAATGCAGATGGGAAGGAGAAGCTAAACAGATGGAAACTAGCCATAATATTTCTAAGAATCTCGAGACAACAACCTGAAAGAAGATCATACAGTTGCATTGATCAAGTGGTTTCATCAGAATTTGGGTGCAGGAACTGGTTGCAGACCAGCAGGCACCGAGGAATATCAGAAAATGAGGGAAAGTTGAACACTGAAAACTATGGTACACATCCATGGACACTTAATTAGGTTCCTAAAACTTGTTcatgtctatcaaaaaaaaaactcgTTCATGGCCTCAAACAAGATGGTTGAGACGATCAAAGGCTGGAAAACCATGTTCATTTTTCTGTGTTTTTCGGGTTTAGGATGAACTCAAAAGATGTATGAGCCCCCTCATTGACAAAATGCAACTGGGAATGGGATGCCATGACAAGAAAGTTTAGCTTCTATCCAAGCAAAAtctgaagggaaaaaaatcaacatttctTTTCTTACAAACAGTGAATCATTCTCAAGAACATGTAATTCAACAAAATTGGGCGATTCCCAACTTTCTCAGAAAGTTGCTTGAAAGATAATTAACCCATATGCCCATTTGCAGAAAATACCCATCAGATCTTTAGAACATATGACTTCATCACTAAATCACACCATTAAGAAAGATTTTCATTTTCGGTTTCTAGGGAATCTCATTCATGTTACTCagtataaacttaaaaaaaaaaacacccaaacCTCAGCCATAAAAAAGGCAGTTCTTCAATGAACGTCACATAACCGTAAGCTTCGAcccattttttcatttcttgaatTGAAAGCCAAAAATCAAACACGCACATAAACAGTTGAAAAGCACATCGGAAATGAGAGGCATTGCGGAACAGAACTCAGATTTCAACTCCCCAATCACCAACCAAAAACTTCCAAACcacaataataacaacaaaaacCAAACAGAAAGAGCCAAAGGGGGGTAACCTTTCACAGATCCATCAGCAACCCATTTTCAGAAACATTGAATCATCCAAGAAAACCAAACACCCATCTCAAACTTCCCCCCCAAAAACCCAGAATTCGTaccaaattataataaaaacagAGGTCTTTCAAACGACAAAAGAGCAAAACCCATGTTCCAAACACCAACAGGAAGTGAATTCCACTGCAAGAATCAATAATTGTACAGTTTCGACATCAAATCAGTTGAGGGTTGGACAAATACCTACCTTCACTGAGGAATCTCACTCGAAACAGAGCTGAAGAGAGCGAAAGAAAACAGAGTCATTGCAGGGTAATCTGAGAGAGACAGAGTCACCCGTCTGTTATAAAAACAGATGTTTTGCTAAAAGCCCTCCAATCCTTGAATTATTACAATACTACCActaaaattttatcataaagtTCTTTCGAGTTTAATTTAAATGACCAAAGTGCCATTAATTTATGGACCCAAACAACAAACACATCACATTAATTATTGTacaaattttctattataatCTAAAGTTTACAATGTTAATTGAATGAGTTGGATTCTATCCACATTGGTACAACTaagattttgtttatttatttatttatttattattttttgtgggTGATAATAGGACCTCTTAGA comes from the Vitis vinifera cultivar Pinot Noir 40024 chromosome 12, ASM3070453v1 genome and includes:
- the LOC100256306 gene encoding WRKY transcription factor 1 isoform X2 is translated as MGTSMEGVQDDVASDKLQQRQSLNAGVNASQSVQEVTDPIIPEKASEAELNPSFAASSSQVDMGTSGEGAADDVDSNKLQQRQIPDTGVHASQSHQEAIMPSIIPEKASEDGYNWRKYGQKHVKGNEFIRSYYRCTHPNCQVKKQLERSHDGQITDIIYFGKHDHPKLQVDLPLAVGLVVPVQEERPKEPSSTVVEVWSRTRDETDNDDDPDSKRQKKDINNVDATPTDKPSGEPRIVVQTVSEVDIVNDGYRWRKYGQKLVKGNTNPRSYYRCSNAGCPVKKHVERASHDPKMVITTYEGQHDHDMPPARTVTHNSAGPNTTTTDVNDESRAKSEQSDNVGLAIVPYICLGPENNKSNDQQTPSAEPVQT
- the LOC100256306 gene encoding probable WRKY transcription factor 20 isoform X1; amino-acid sequence: MGTSMEGVQDDVASDKLQQRQSLNAGVNASQSVQEVTDPIIPEKASEAELNPSFAASSSQVDMGTSGEGAADDVDSNKLQQRQIPDTGVHASQSHQEAIMPSIIPEKASEDGYNWRKYGQKHVKGNEFIRSYYRCTHPNCQVKKQLERSHDGQITDIIYFGKHDHPKLQVDLPLAVGLVVPVQEERPKEPSSTVVEEKSLDGDGQTSCQIEPVDAPQPAIAVSDDCVDRALAVWSRTRDETDNDDDPDSKRQKKDINNVDATPTDKPSGEPRIVVQTVSEVDIVNDGYRWRKYGQKLVKGNTNPRSYYRCSNAGCPVKKHVERASHDPKMVITTYEGQHDHDMPPARTVTHNSAGPNTTTTDVNDESRAKSEQSDNVGLAIVPYICLGPENNKSNDQQTPSAEPVQT
- the LOC100261403 gene encoding scarecrow-like transcription factor PAT1 encodes the protein MQASQQHRSSGMSNRLYYLPPQEAEAHCLPQFQSFDHQLCYNDGSQGTNFSFQGSSERYCTLESSSATGSYAIYNSPSTVSFSPNGSPNSQQDSQSYPSDPHHSPDNTYGSPMSASCITDDVSDLKHKLRELETVMLGPDSDIINSYDSTFTPNKSSLEMDSWRDTMEMISGGDLKQILVACAKSVSDNDLLMAQWLMDELRQMVSVSGEPIQRLGAYMLEGLVARLASSGSSIYKALRCKEPASADLLSYMHILYEVCPYFKFGYMSANGAIAEAMKDENRVHIIDFQIGQGSQWITLIQAFSARPGGPPHIRITGIDDSTSAYARGGGLNIVGQRLSRLAESVKVPFEFHAADMSGCEVQLENLGARPGEALAVNFAFMLHHMPDESVSTQNHRDRLLRLVKSLSPKVVTLVEQESNTNTAAFFPRFLETLNYYTAMFESIDVTLPREHKKRISVEQHCLARDVVNIIACEGVERVERHELLGKWRLRFAMAGFTPYPLSSLVNATIKRLLENYSDKYRLEEREGALYLGWMDRDLVASCAWK